The following coding sequences are from one Malaciobacter pacificus window:
- a CDS encoding DODA-type extradiol aromatic ring-opening family dioxygenase, which yields MFPSLFVSHGAPNTILKKVNTRTNLRNLVNNLDKPKYIVMVSAHWCSRGLKIINPLANDLLYDFMGFEPELYRVKYPLSSDINYTKDVLEALKDFDVKIDEKRVTFDHGVWTILYMMYEKLDIPVIQLSLPLDYSVEELINIGEKLKVLKNEAMIITSGSLTHNLHTVSFDAHHKPSQDVKEFEEKITEILKKGNMKEILNIQNIENFRYMHPSLEHFLPIYIAIGNSNNKIADAINNEILNKTLSMQSYIFKD from the coding sequence ATGTTTCCATCACTATTTGTATCACATGGTGCTCCTAATACCATTTTAAAAAAAGTTAATACAAGAACTAATCTTAGGAATCTAGTAAATAACTTAGATAAACCAAAATACATAGTGATGGTTTCAGCACATTGGTGTTCAAGAGGATTAAAAATAATAAATCCTCTTGCTAATGATCTTTTATATGATTTTATGGGGTTTGAACCTGAACTATATAGAGTTAAATATCCACTATCTAGTGACATTAATTATACAAAAGATGTTTTAGAAGCCCTAAAAGATTTTGATGTAAAAATAGATGAAAAAAGAGTAACATTTGACCATGGAGTTTGGACAATTTTATACATGATGTATGAAAAACTTGATATACCTGTTATTCAATTATCTCTTCCTTTAGATTATTCAGTAGAAGAGTTGATAAATATTGGTGAAAAATTAAAAGTTTTAAAAAATGAAGCGATGATAATTACAAGTGGTTCATTAACTCATAATTTACACACCGTATCATTTGATGCACATCATAAACCAAGTCAAGATGTAAAAGAATTTGAGGAAAAAATTACTGAAATATTAAAAAAAGGGAATATGAAAGAGATATTAAATATTCAGAATATAGAAAACTTTAGATATATGCATCCAAGCCTTGAACATTTTTTACCTATTTATATTGCAATTGGGAATAGCAACAATAAAATTGCAGATGCTATTAATAATGAAATACTAAATAAAACATTAAGTATGCAAAGTTATATTTTTAAGGATTAA
- a CDS encoding YceI family protein: MKLVKLGLVSLLSASALFAGTYNVDKSHSNVGFKVKHMMVSNVTGKFNEFSGSFEYDEATNTLKSLNGVVKVASIDTDNEKRDNHLRASDFFAADKYPEIKFELSQIKSDKAYGKLTMRGVTKDVILDLETAGATIKDPWGNTRTGLTLTGTVNRMDYGIEYNSILEAGGVAVGSDVKLIVEIEGIKAK; this comes from the coding sequence ATGAAATTAGTAAAATTAGGTTTAGTGTCACTATTAAGTGCAAGTGCATTATTTGCAGGAACATACAATGTTGATAAAAGTCACTCGAATGTTGGATTTAAAGTTAAGCATATGATGGTTTCAAATGTAACAGGAAAATTCAATGAATTTAGTGGTTCATTTGAATATGATGAAGCAACAAATACTTTAAAATCATTAAATGGAGTTGTAAAAGTAGCTTCAATTGATACAGATAACGAAAAAAGAGATAATCACTTAAGAGCATCTGACTTTTTTGCAGCTGATAAATATCCAGAAATTAAGTTCGAATTATCACAAATCAAAAGCGACAAAGCTTATGGTAAGTTAACTATGAGAGGTGTTACTAAAGATGTAATTTTAGATTTAGAAACAGCAGGGGCTACAATAAAAGATCCATGGGGAAATACAAGAACTGGTTTAACATTAACTGGAACTGTTAATAGAATGGATTATGGAATTGAGTATAACTCTATATTAGAAGCTGGTGGAGTTGCTGTTGGTTCTGATGTAAAACTAATTGTTGAAATCGAAGGTATTAAGGCTAAATAA
- a CDS encoding MarR family winged helix-turn-helix transcriptional regulator: MIKTSLKSYGKRTDKAMKTVVRLEKAHTKISSKTLNYLSKNNLTFNQFKVLEVLYHRGDLNIGAITKLTMSTPGNITVVVRNLKRDGYITSIKDPNDSRSTIQTITKKGIDIIEAVFPQHAENLTKMCESLSDEELDTLYELVNKLYKSN; this comes from the coding sequence ATGATAAAAACAAGTTTAAAATCTTACGGGAAAAGAACAGATAAAGCTATGAAAACAGTTGTGCGATTAGAAAAAGCACATACTAAAATTTCTAGTAAAACTTTAAACTACTTATCAAAAAATAACCTTACATTTAATCAATTTAAAGTATTAGAAGTTCTTTATCATAGAGGCGATTTAAATATTGGAGCAATTACAAAATTAACTATGAGTACCCCAGGTAACATAACAGTTGTTGTAAGAAATCTAAAAAGAGATGGTTATATCACATCAATAAAAGACCCAAATGATAGTAGGTCTACAATACAAACTATTACAAAAAAAGGTATAGATATCATAGAAGCAGTATTTCCGCAGCATGCTGAAAATCTTACTAAAATGTGTGAATCACTAAGTGATGAAGAGTTAGATACTTTATATGAGTTAGTAAATAAATTGTATAAATCAAATTAA
- a CDS encoding pyridoxal-phosphate-dependent aminotransferase family protein, whose protein sequence is MLLTPGPTPVPEFVRKAMADITIHHRTPEFEAIFAQTRELLFELYGMDEVVMLASSGSGAMEACVTNLTKKKALTVNAGKFGERFGKICKAFNIDYTEIKNEWNTPVSVEQVLDIIKNDSDIDSIYIQICESAGGLRHPVEQITAEVKKINKDITIVADGITAIGVEKIDTTNLDAVITGSQKALMLPPGLAMVGLSNAAVEKIENNQKGFYFNLATEIKKQRTNTTAWTAATTLIIGLKEILAHIKNEIGFENLYEKTALRAKATQEALKAIGCEIYPKAPANAMTTIYTEHAPQVRKILKTKYNVNIAGGQDHIKTLIFRINHMGLVEDYEAAWAVNAIELAYDELGLRTFDGTANRVFADVMFKG, encoded by the coding sequence ATGTTATTAACTCCAGGTCCTACTCCTGTTCCAGAATTTGTTAGAAAGGCGATGGCTGATATAACAATCCATCATAGAACTCCAGAATTTGAAGCAATTTTTGCACAAACTAGAGAACTTTTATTTGAATTATATGGTATGGATGAAGTTGTTATGCTAGCTTCTAGTGGTTCGGGTGCTATGGAAGCTTGTGTTACAAATTTAACAAAGAAAAAAGCTTTAACTGTAAATGCAGGTAAGTTTGGTGAAAGATTTGGAAAAATTTGTAAAGCATTTAATATAGATTATACTGAAATTAAAAATGAATGGAATACTCCTGTAAGCGTTGAACAAGTTTTAGATATTATAAAAAATGACTCAGATATTGATTCAATTTATATCCAAATTTGTGAAAGTGCTGGAGGATTAAGACACCCAGTTGAACAAATTACTGCTGAAGTAAAAAAAATAAATAAAGACATCACAATTGTTGCAGATGGAATTACTGCAATTGGTGTTGAAAAAATTGATACTACAAATTTAGATGCAGTTATTACAGGAAGTCAAAAAGCATTAATGTTACCACCAGGTTTAGCAATGGTTGGTTTATCAAATGCAGCAGTTGAAAAAATTGAAAATAACCAAAAAGGTTTTTACTTTAATTTAGCAACTGAAATAAAAAAACAAAGAACAAATACAACAGCATGGACTGCTGCTACTACTTTAATCATTGGATTAAAAGAGATTTTAGCACATATCAAAAATGAAATTGGTTTTGAAAATTTATATGAAAAAACAGCATTAAGAGCAAAAGCTACACAAGAAGCTTTAAAGGCTATTGGATGTGAGATTTATCCAAAAGCTCCAGCTAATGCTATGACAACAATTTATACAGAGCATGCACCACAAGTTAGAAAAATATTAAAGACAAAATATAATGTAAACATTGCTGGTGGTCAAGACCATATTAAAACATTAATTTTTAGAATTAATCACATGGGATTAGTTGAAGATTATGAAGCTGCATGGGCTGTAAATGCAATTGAACTAGCATATGATGAATTAGGTTTAAGAACATTTGATGGAACTGCAAACAGAGTTTTTGCAGACGTAATGTTTAAAGGATAA
- a CDS encoding ATP phosphoribosyltransferase regulatory subunit, whose product MIFEHEIPKGSRLYFGASAKAKRVLENQVCDILDNAGFEEILTPNFSYSQHQAIGNDRKLIKFSDENNEQVSLRADSTLDVVRIITKRLGRTTAHKKWFYVQPIFTYPSKEEYQIGCEWIGHNDISDIMNLTAEILNALKINPILQISNINIPKLVASELNIDIDLLKNGEIAALFELNCDWLNKLIKVKDIESLKQAIQFVPQSIKTELEKLLDRAQKVNYSNTIIAPLYYGSLKYYDGIYYRVIHNNSTLCKGGMYSSEGMSSLGFALYTDNLLKILEEDR is encoded by the coding sequence TTGATTTTTGAACACGAAATTCCAAAAGGAAGTCGATTATATTTTGGTGCGTCTGCTAAGGCTAAAAGAGTTTTAGAAAATCAAGTTTGTGATATTTTAGATAATGCAGGTTTTGAAGAAATTTTAACTCCAAATTTTTCATATTCACAGCACCAAGCTATTGGAAATGATAGAAAACTTATTAAGTTTTCTGATGAAAATAATGAGCAAGTATCATTAAGAGCAGATTCTACACTTGATGTGGTTAGAATTATTACAAAAAGATTAGGAAGAACAACTGCTCATAAAAAATGGTTTTACGTACAACCAATATTTACATATCCTTCAAAAGAAGAGTATCAAATAGGATGTGAATGGATTGGGCATAATGATATTTCAGATATCATGAATTTAACAGCAGAAATTTTAAATGCTTTAAAAATTAATCCAATTTTACAAATATCAAATATCAATATCCCTAAACTAGTTGCTAGTGAATTAAATATTGATATTGATTTATTAAAAAATGGTGAGATAGCAGCACTATTTGAATTAAATTGTGATTGGTTAAATAAATTAATTAAAGTAAAAGATATAGAAAGTTTAAAACAAGCGATTCAATTTGTACCACAAAGTATAAAAACTGAATTAGAAAAACTTTTAGATAGAGCACAAAAAGTAAATTATTCAAATACTATTATTGCTCCATTATATTATGGTTCATTAAAATATTATGATGGTATTTACTATAGAGTTATTCACAATAACTCAACACTTTGCAAAGGTGGAATGTATTCAAGTGAGGGAATGAGTTCACTTGGTTTTGCACTTTATACAGATAACTTATTAAAAATATTAGAGGAAGACAGATGA
- a CDS encoding adenylosuccinate synthase, giving the protein MSADVIVGIQWGDEGKGKIVDMLAQEYDMVCRSQGGHNAGHTIWVDGVKYALHLVPSGVLNPKAINVIGNGVVLSPESIIKEMSQFENLEGRLFISDKAHLNLPYHALIDQAKERLKGDKAIGTTGKGIGPAYSDKINRIGHRVGELLNPAKLTDAILEYFEQNRAIFDVLQIETPNKDALLEELAGYTKTLAPFITNTTNMVWKALDENKKVLLEGAQGTMLDIDHGTYPYVTSSSTVSAGACTGLGLNPKDIGIVTGITKAYCTRVGNGPFPTEDFGKDGDTMADVGKEFGTTTGRKRRCGWFDAVAVKHAGRLNGCDQLALMKLDVLDGFEKIKICVAYETESGEKIDYVPSSLENLKAVYEEIDGWDSVVGIRNYDDLPVNAKKYIEKIEEVTSVKVGIVSTSPERDDTIIRG; this is encoded by the coding sequence ATGAGCGCAGATGTTATAGTTGGAATTCAATGGGGAGATGAAGGTAAAGGTAAGATAGTTGATATGCTTGCTCAAGAGTATGATATGGTATGTAGAAGTCAAGGTGGACATAATGCAGGTCATACAATTTGGGTTGATGGTGTTAAGTATGCTTTACATTTAGTTCCTTCAGGAGTTTTAAATCCTAAAGCTATAAATGTAATTGGAAATGGAGTTGTTTTATCTCCTGAATCAATTATCAAAGAAATGAGCCAATTTGAAAATTTAGAAGGAAGATTATTTATCTCTGATAAAGCTCATTTAAACTTACCTTATCATGCATTAATTGATCAAGCAAAAGAGAGATTAAAAGGTGATAAGGCTATTGGTACTACTGGAAAAGGAATTGGACCAGCTTATTCTGATAAAATTAATAGAATTGGACACAGAGTAGGTGAGTTATTAAATCCAGCAAAATTAACTGATGCAATTTTAGAGTATTTTGAACAAAACAGAGCTATCTTTGATGTTTTACAAATTGAAACTCCAAATAAAGATGCACTTTTAGAAGAGTTAGCTGGTTATACAAAAACTTTAGCACCATTTATTACAAATACTACAAATATGGTTTGGAAAGCACTTGATGAGAATAAAAAAGTATTACTTGAAGGTGCTCAAGGAACTATGCTTGATATTGACCATGGTACTTATCCATATGTTACATCTTCTTCAACAGTTAGTGCTGGTGCTTGTACTGGACTTGGATTAAATCCAAAAGATATTGGAATAGTTACTGGTATTACTAAAGCATACTGTACTAGAGTAGGTAATGGTCCTTTCCCAACTGAAGACTTTGGAAAAGATGGTGATACTATGGCAGATGTTGGAAAAGAGTTTGGAACAACAACTGGTAGAAAAAGAAGATGTGGTTGGTTTGATGCAGTTGCAGTAAAACACGCAGGAAGACTTAATGGTTGTGACCAATTAGCATTAATGAAATTAGATGTTTTAGATGGTTTTGAAAAAATTAAAATTTGTGTTGCGTATGAAACGGAATCTGGTGAAAAAATTGATTATGTACCATCAAGTTTAGAGAATTTAAAAGCTGTTTATGAAGAAATTGATGGATGGGATAGTGTAGTTGGAATTAGAAATTATGATGACCTTCCAGTTAATGCAAAAAAATATATAGAAAAAATTGAAGAGGTTACATCTGTAAAAGTTGGAATAGTTTCAACTTCTCCAGAAAGAGATGACACAATTATAAGGGGATAA
- a CDS encoding DUF507 family protein, giving the protein MRLKLHHTPYISRRITRDLVNCDYVEMRKEKSSISAEIEKILDEDIEKEFALDEKVHEILDAQEEEIEFLNADRRQLFWMTKKRLANDFGIILNNEDRFSDIAHKIMDFLWEEDFIHYTCSDNKVKNVIFASIDEFMKGFEKADSEVLEKLKNYKRKLIPGTEDYDLVYHRLYEEELIKRGLI; this is encoded by the coding sequence ATGAGATTAAAATTACACCACACGCCATATATCTCAAGAAGAATTACAAGAGATTTAGTTAATTGTGACTATGTTGAGATGAGGAAAGAAAAAAGTTCAATCTCTGCTGAAATTGAGAAGATTTTAGATGAAGATATTGAAAAAGAGTTTGCACTTGATGAAAAAGTACATGAGATTTTAGATGCACAAGAAGAAGAGATAGAGTTTTTAAATGCAGATAGAAGACAACTTTTTTGGATGACTAAAAAAAGATTGGCTAATGATTTTGGAATCATTTTGAATAATGAAGATAGATTTTCTGATATTGCACATAAAATAATGGATTTCTTATGGGAAGAAGATTTTATTCATTATACTTGTTCAGATAATAAAGTTAAAAATGTTATTTTTGCTTCAATTGATGAGTTTATGAAAGGCTTTGAAAAAGCCGATTCAGAAGTTTTAGAGAAGTTAAAAAATTACAAAAGAAAGTTAATACCAGGAACTGAGGACTATGATTTAGTTTATCATAGATTATATGAAGAGGAATTAATAAAAAGAGGGTTAATTTAA
- the carA gene encoding glutamine-hydrolyzing carbamoyl-phosphate synthase small subunit: MQKVWIYLENGTFLEAKSFGATGTSVGEIVFNTSLTGYQEIISDPSYAGQFVTFTMPEIGNVGVNEDDMESTKCHCKGVLVRNYHAQYSNYRSQGDLDTLLKEHGVLGITEIDTRFLTKMIRDEGAMMMIASTEISCKDELAKKLSESPRIEDINYIEQVSTKESYVHKSGAWNHEIKAYNKAVMSDKKVVVIDFGVKRNILNELVQSGLEVEVVPSTFKAEDLIARFEAKEIGGIFLSNGPGDPLTLTEEKKEVQKLIDKDIPMFAICLGHQMLSIAHGYDTFKLPFGQHGGNHPVANPESKIVEITAQNHNYNVPDTIVEIAEITHKNLFDNTIEGVKYKNKEIFSVQHHPEASPGPHESKYIFKKFAEIVK, from the coding sequence ATGCAAAAAGTATGGATATATTTAGAAAATGGAACATTTTTAGAGGCAAAATCTTTTGGTGCAACTGGAACATCAGTTGGAGAAATAGTTTTTAATACTTCTTTAACAGGTTACCAAGAAATTATTTCTGATCCATCATATGCTGGACAATTTGTAACTTTTACAATGCCTGAGATTGGAAATGTTGGTGTAAATGAAGATGATATGGAAAGTACTAAATGTCACTGTAAGGGTGTGTTAGTAAGAAACTATCACGCGCAATACTCTAATTATAGATCTCAAGGTGATTTAGATACATTATTAAAAGAGCATGGGGTTTTAGGTATTACTGAGATTGATACAAGATTTTTAACTAAAATGATTAGAGATGAGGGTGCAATGATGATGATTGCATCAACTGAAATTTCTTGCAAAGATGAGTTAGCTAAAAAATTATCTGAGTCTCCAAGGATTGAAGATATTAACTATATTGAGCAAGTATCAACTAAAGAGTCTTATGTTCATAAGTCTGGTGCTTGGAATCACGAAATTAAAGCATATAATAAAGCAGTAATGAGTGATAAAAAAGTAGTAGTTATTGACTTTGGTGTTAAGAGAAATATCTTAAATGAACTAGTTCAATCAGGACTTGAAGTTGAAGTAGTACCATCTACTTTTAAAGCAGAAGATTTAATTGCTAGATTTGAAGCAAAAGAAATTGGTGGTATCTTCTTATCAAATGGACCTGGTGATCCATTAACTTTAACAGAAGAGAAGAAAGAAGTTCAAAAATTAATAGATAAAGACATACCAATGTTTGCTATTTGTTTAGGACACCAAATGTTATCTATTGCACATGGGTATGACACATTTAAATTACCATTTGGGCAACATGGTGGAAACCACCCTGTAGCAAATCCTGAGAGTAAGATTGTTGAAATTACTGCACAAAATCACAACTACAATGTTCCAGATACAATTGTTGAGATTGCAGAAATTACACATAAAAACTTATTTGATAACACAATAGAAGGTGTTAAATATAAAAATAAAGAGATTTTCTCAGTACAACATCACCCTGAAGCATCTCCTGGGCCACATGAATCTAAATATATATTTAAGAAATTTGCAGAAATCGTAAAATAA
- a CDS encoding phosphatidylglycerophosphatase A — protein sequence MNFRKFFLTVGFSGLSPKAPGTVGSFVSLLLGMFLIQYLHPSTLFLLALLITVIAVKQINIYEKEVGEHDSKEIVIDELAGMWIALAICGINSENFLIMSGLAFIYFRLFDIWKPSIIGKIDEKVEGGWGVMGDDLVAGIAGGVAAAGTYQLISNFI from the coding sequence ATGAATTTTAGAAAATTTTTTTTAACCGTTGGATTTAGTGGACTTAGTCCCAAAGCACCTGGAACAGTTGGTTCATTTGTATCATTACTTTTAGGTATGTTTTTAATTCAATACTTACACCCTTCAACTCTTTTTTTATTAGCTTTATTGATTACTGTAATTGCAGTAAAACAAATCAATATTTATGAAAAGGAAGTTGGTGAGCATGATAGTAAAGAAATAGTAATTGATGAACTTGCTGGTATGTGGATAGCATTAGCAATTTGTGGAATTAATAGTGAAAATTTCTTAATCATGTCTGGTCTTGCTTTTATTTACTTTAGACTTTTTGATATTTGGAAACCATCTATTATTGGAAAAATTGATGAAAAAGTAGAAGGCGGATGGGGAGTTATGGGTGATGATTTAGTTGCAGGTATCGCAGGTGGTGTTGCAGCAGCTGGAACTTATCAACTAATTTCAAATTTTATTTAA
- a CDS encoding DNA-binding response regulator: MNILIIENEIYLAQKVVSRLLDDGHSCDYIESPNIDNLTKDYDTILLSTSLPSALVNSIIKRYSPTSIILLLVSYISDETVTNPINEGAKDYIMKPFIMDELVRKIYHYKECRSLRRELSTLREYVDFIMNDIDTNDTILPPSFPTLIESNSQKCSDKLVFDLSRRLDMPIKFISLSNANWQKTFNLVNTKTIIYLTDFHTLKKNAKENLYKLIDQKNVVISTLEKEDEFPYRKVEFNDENQLMTNSNIMTINDYVKLMVLSYQNKYPDTELSKKLGISRKSLWEKRKKLGIEKKK, encoded by the coding sequence ATGAATATATTAATTATTGAAAATGAAATTTACTTAGCTCAAAAAGTGGTATCTAGACTACTTGATGACGGACATAGTTGTGATTATATTGAATCACCTAATATCGATAATCTAACGAAAGATTATGATACTATACTGCTATCAACATCACTTCCTTCTGCTTTAGTTAATAGTATTATAAAAAGATATAGTCCTACTTCAATAATTTTATTGTTAGTCTCTTATATTTCAGATGAAACAGTAACGAACCCAATTAATGAAGGTGCTAAAGATTATATAATGAAACCATTTATTATGGATGAATTAGTTAGAAAAATATATCACTATAAAGAGTGTAGAAGTTTAAGAAGAGAGTTAAGTACACTTAGAGAATATGTAGATTTTATCATGAATGATATTGATACAAATGACACAATCCTTCCTCCATCTTTCCCAACTTTAATTGAATCTAATTCACAAAAATGCTCAGATAAATTAGTTTTTGATCTATCTAGAAGATTAGATATGCCAATAAAATTTATTTCTCTATCTAATGCAAACTGGCAAAAAACTTTTAATTTAGTTAATACAAAAACTATAATATATCTTACAGATTTTCATACATTAAAAAAAAATGCAAAAGAGAACCTATATAAATTAATTGACCAAAAAAATGTTGTTATTTCTACACTGGAAAAAGAGGATGAGTTTCCATATAGAAAAGTGGAATTCAATGATGAAAATCAATTAATGACAAACTCAAATATTATGACTATAAATGACTATGTAAAACTTATGGTTTTATCATACCAAAATAAATATCCTGACACTGAACTATCTAAAAAGTTAGGAATTTCTAGAAAATCACTTTGGGAAAAAAGAAAAAAACTTGGTATAGAGAAGAAGAAATAA
- a CDS encoding bifunctional 2-C-methyl-D-erythritol 4-phosphate cytidylyltransferase/2-C-methyl-D-erythritol 2,4-cyclodiphosphate synthase, which produces MLNVTLVVLCAGNSTRFEHKTKKQWLRIKDEPLWLNVANRLSSYANFDKVIIVSHKNELNYMKNFSDDFQFVHGGQTRQESIKNALQKVSSEHIMVTDVARSCVPKDVIINLIASKEKASCIVPILKVSDTVVYGEDTINRDEVKLIQTPQLSHTQTLKNALNTDIEYTDDSSAIKAYGGTIEYIKGSIESKKLTFGEELNDIFCLNGPSNNFFTGTGIDIHQFTNDKKMYLGGVEIPCEYGFKAHSDGDVLIHSVIDAILGACGAGDIGEFFPDTDDKYKGADSKLLLKEILTFVYNVGYEIVNIDLTILAQKPKINPHKDEIKSKLSELIGIKKQFINIKATTGEKMGFIGRSEGVAVQSIATLKYYNWKIR; this is translated from the coding sequence TTGCTAAATGTTACACTTGTAGTTCTTTGTGCTGGAAATTCAACACGCTTTGAACATAAAACAAAGAAGCAATGGCTTAGAATTAAAGATGAGCCCTTATGGTTAAATGTTGCGAATAGATTATCTTCATATGCAAATTTTGATAAAGTTATAATTGTTTCTCATAAAAACGAGTTAAATTATATGAAAAATTTTAGTGATGACTTTCAGTTTGTTCATGGAGGACAAACAAGACAAGAATCTATTAAAAATGCATTACAAAAAGTATCAAGTGAACATATTATGGTTACTGATGTTGCTAGGTCTTGCGTACCTAAAGATGTAATTATCAATCTAATTGCTTCAAAAGAAAAAGCCTCTTGTATAGTTCCTATTTTAAAAGTATCAGATACTGTAGTTTATGGAGAAGATACAATTAATAGAGACGAAGTAAAATTAATACAAACTCCTCAACTTTCACATACTCAAACATTAAAAAATGCATTAAATACTGATATTGAGTACACAGATGATAGCTCTGCTATTAAAGCTTATGGAGGAACTATTGAATATATTAAAGGAAGTATTGAAAGTAAAAAATTAACATTTGGCGAAGAACTAAATGATATTTTTTGCTTAAATGGACCATCTAATAATTTTTTCACAGGAACTGGCATAGATATCCATCAATTTACTAATGATAAAAAAATGTATTTAGGTGGAGTTGAAATCCCATGTGAGTATGGTTTTAAAGCACACAGTGATGGCGATGTTTTAATTCATTCTGTAATTGATGCTATTTTAGGAGCTTGTGGGGCTGGAGATATTGGAGAGTTTTTCCCAGATACTGATGACAAATATAAAGGTGCTGACTCAAAACTTTTGTTAAAAGAGATTTTAACTTTTGTGTACAATGTTGGATATGAAATAGTTAATATTGATTTAACTATATTAGCTCAAAAACCAAAAATCAATCCACATAAAGATGAGATAAAGTCAAAACTTAGTGAACTAATAGGTATTAAAAAGCAATTTATTAATATCAAAGCAACAACTGGAGAAAAAATGGGCTTCATTGGAAGAAGTGAAGGTGTTGCAGTTCAAAGCATAGCAACATTGAAATATTATAATTGGAAAATAAGATGA